In the genome of Onychostoma macrolepis isolate SWU-2019 chromosome 10, ASM1243209v1, whole genome shotgun sequence, the window GTCTGTAAAGAGTCAAGAACCACAGGCACAAATGATCATTTTCAGAGTCAAACCTCTTCAAAACTGTACATTCAAGACTGTTACTCTCCCACGTGGCATGCGGTGAAGGCAAAATACAAGCCATTTAGTATTTCTAAACTCTAAAACAGTTGCATACTACAAGTTAAGCCACTCGAGTTCTCTGGTCTGCTGTGAAAAACAAGCCAGAGTTTTGAAAACAACGCTGAAAAGTGAAAATTCGCTTTATACCATGTCTGAATATTTCACCTCTGTTGTCAGTTTTTACAGATTTGTGAGAGCATCTTGAGGTAGGAGAGCAGAAGGAGAAGAGGAATCGTCTTTAAGGCATGGACTGATCCGCGATCAGCTTTTTAGAGGCTCTGGCCAGATCCGTTGACCTTTTTCACATCATTTCCAACATTCAACTCATGTTAAAGAAGTAAACATTGTATTTGAGTCATCTGGCTCTTTGGTGACGCTTGCTTGGGTGAAACAACTCTGTTCAGTTTTTAAATGCACAGCGTGTGTTGTGGTGTTGATTTCAGAGATTGAGGTGTACAGTTATTGTGTATGTCACTGTTCTTATGCTATACTGTTACAGCAGGGTTTAATTATACACAAATCGTGGAAATGATTTAATGTAAACAAGcagaattacaaaaaaatagatTATATGATGTATATTAATATAGGCACTTAAAATAATCACTAAACCTGGATTACTACCAAATGTCAAAGTGCATGTATCGTATGTACCACTAATACttgtcaattttaaaatatttttaatgaagtttcttctcctcaccaaggctgcatttatttgatcaaaaatgcagtaaaacagtaatattgtgaaatattattagaatttgaaataaccattttctatgtgaatatatcttaaaatttaatttattgctgtgatgcacagatgaattttcagcatcattactccagtcttcagtgtcacacgatccttcaggaatcattctaacatgctgatttgctgtttaaattgtattactatttcacaatattccctGTATTTTTGAGCTTataaaatgcagccttagtgagcagaagagacttcattaaaaacatttagaaattgtaatgtttccaaGCGTTTGACAAGTACTGTATAGagtataaaacacatttttatccCACAATTAAAAGCTTTGGTGATTTTTTTAGATGAGgttaatttatgcattttagaTTACAGGTTAAGATTTGTCTAAACTGCATATTCTGTTTCTTAAGTTGCACGGTGTTTAGATTAGGCCCTCAGCacttagtacataattacatgtgaggaaaacaaaattaaaatacgtACAATGGCAACATACAATATTTGCTGGTAAATTGcacttttgaaaataatattgttaaaaCTAGAATAAAATTTTCTATGATAcctaatgtttaaaaaataaaataaaatttgagtGAGTCTCCCTAAAGATgttattttccataaaaaaacatttaaaaaaaaagtctaatatTTAAATTGGTCTTTGGGGTAAAAACTAGTTTTCAAGTATTTGGTTTCTTTCTCACATTAGTTGggaaaatctctctctctgttgattaaatgatgataattaAGCACATTCCAGTGACTTTCTGTGTCGTCTGCCGTTGGCAGATATTTTGGCTGCTGAGTAAAGGCTCTTTGTTGTCACACGGGTATGATGTCATGAAGGCCAGACTCCGCCCATCAGCACCACGCCTCCATTAATCCGTCTTCCACACCTTGTTAAGAAATTTAACCACTTCCTCGTAGATTATGAACACTATAGCCACGTCCATACAGACCCGGCCTAACCTGGGCACGGTGCCTTTGTAGAATCTataggagagagagaaaatgaagtGAGCACGTTTAAGTGAAAACATAAGGATGAATCACAAGAAACCTTTCatatgcattacagtaatgagaatatTGTGAGAGAATGTGTCAAAATATGTATGTCTTTATGAAAAATAGAATTTCATAATTTGGTCTTTTGATTTGGGGGTAAATTGTGAGCCCAGATATTTCCATGAAcacttacaaaaatgtaaaaaacaaaccagGTTGAAACTGAACTTCTAAAATGAgttcaactgaaataaatacaattaattatttctataaattaatataaataaatatatatttctagctttaattttatttcagtttgactCATTTtacaactaataaaaatgataaaagcagATAAAATTACTATAacgtaaactaaaataaaatgtgaataaaaatttTGTCAAAAATTTGTAATGGTCTTAGAAATACctgtttttattgaaaatataacttcttattttaatgacaaaacatttcattttaattttagtttaaatttgagCAATTTTAGCGGtccttatttaaaattaaaactattattgatcattttctgtaattgaaataaaataaaaaaataaatattttgaaaatattacgACAACTTATAACTAACGGATATAAGCTGAAGCTACATTTAagctagaaaaataaaaactaaaataaacaaaattactaaaacttaaattagaATACAATGagaatattttgtcatttaaaataatgtcgAAAATTTACAATGGTCTTAGAAatagtgtttttcttttaattttgtggtaaataatgactgtaaatattttcatgagattcacccaTAGGTACTTTGTGCTGGTGTCATGTTTACTTACGCAGCCGGTCCTTCGTGTTTCATGATTTTCATGGCGCAGTCAACTGTGTTCTTGTATTTGTGAGCTTCCAATCCCTGAAAACatcataaaaaacaatattcaaCTGTCCTGTTGATGTTTTACTACAGCCTTGCTTTCTGCTCGACAGtgaaaatgcttattacacacCTGCATTCTCGTTTTGATCACATCCAGTGGTGTATTTCCAAACACGCTTGCGGCTCCAGCAACGGCTCCAAATGCTCCGGTCACAAAGGGGTTAATAGTCTTATTGGGGTTATCGCCTAGTTTTAGAGGAAACACAGAGATCATTGTAGCCACACTGTTTGATCAGCACACAAAGTTCttatataatgataattataGACTGTGTTTCACACCTTTGTACCAGTTTCTGAGAGCAGTCATTACATAGAATCGGATGGCCTGGTTTGAGCCCTGCTTCAGTACTGTTGCGGTCAGTCCCTGATAGGTTCCTTTGAGTCCTGTGAAAACAGAAGAGATCTGTTTAAActtgaaataatgttttcattctACTCTAATGACAGGGTTGCAATAGTTTGCAACTTTAATAGCTGATTAGATCAGAAGTTGTTTAGAGTGTGATGGTCACATGGATTGTCGCATCACATGATGCTCAAgttaataactaaaaaaaattaaaaaataatattttcagtaatttaaataaagctgaagtgaaataaaatataaatattagatgaaaaacttatatttaaaacacaaaaaaattgaaatgttgccttggcaagtGAAAAACAAGTTTGTAAGTTTAAGCATTAAAATGACTAACATTAAaacggaaataaaaataaagctacatAGAAATGACTAAAGCACATAGTTACTAAAACtttcactaaaattaaaaagaaaatttcaaatattaaaataaaacctaatccataataataacaaatactataatacataaataatactaaaataacaatttgtAAATTTGTAAAACATTTCTGGGGTAGTTTCAtaacaaacacaaatataatagtaaatatacactaaataaatagtaaaaataaagtgtagaAAGCACCCAAAAAtgtgcatgaaataaaaaactattattactattagtttttataaattttgttgcgtttttatcatttttagtagttttatacatactgtatgtatatatcattttattaatgtttcagttttagttttagtgacTTTAGCACatcaaattaaagtaaattaaagtaaaaaatgttacaacccaaattccggaaatgttgggatgtttttttaaatttgaataaaatgacaactaaaagaatttcaaatcacatgagccagtattttattcacaatagaacatagataacataacaaatgtttaaacggagaaattttacacttttatgcacaaaatgagctcatttcaaatttgatgcctgctacaggtctcaaaatagttgggacaaggtttactttatttaaacaaacgattatgttttttttaattttagtttgagtTAACCATAATAACCGTGTTATTTATCACTGTTCAGATGTATCATTGTAAGTGTGTTTGGTCTCCAGGCGGTGGTGCTGGAGACTCAACAATCCACCATCCACATGTACCTTGTGTTCTGACTATTTCCCTCACGCCGTGGAAAAATCCTCTGTACTTCGGGTTCGCTGAGGTCTGATCGTGGATGAATTTGACCTGAAATTAAAGGAAAACATTATATTTCTATCAGTGTTAATTCAACCAGAAATCCCTTCATAATGGTTATACTTCACATGTATTTCACAGATGtgtgtataatgcattaaaagcTGCAATGTAAGCTATATGCCTCCTGAGTGTATGTTAATACATCAGTATATTCTTGTCTGATGGTCTGCTTACATAACTGATGAAGCACAGGCGAACTGTACTACTTTTTGCATTAGTATGGAATTTCTTATACTGCGTCTAGACATCAAGTGAGCAATGCAATGTGACTGAAGTCAAATGTTGCACTGCTCACTCTCAGTGTAGATCTTAAGCACAAGGCCTCTAACTATCAATGCATGCTAAAAGCATCAGCATATCACGTCACACACCTTTATAGTCTCCATAGGACACACCACGACTATAGCCTCTGCCACTCCTGCTCCCAGACCGCAGATCAAGCCCCGCGTGCTGTCCAGCTTCCCAGACTCATCCCTCATCTTATTACTGAGGAATTCAAACATCCCAAACCTGCAGAGAAACACACTCGTGACAGCCTGAACACTAACACGTCTCCTGctttaaaatcaaacaaaaaagcttCTTGttattttcttcttattttgcAGAACTTTGTTTACAGGTAGGATaagagaaatatatttatttatatttcagactTATTTTacttcaagtaacaaaaatgtttttttctgtatgcttttacttttaaactagtcaacatttgaagtggatcaaaaccttttatcaaagttgtcctaaaaccaaaaacCAAAATGCATCTCGTCTTAGGACAACTTCGATGCActttggttttaggttttatacacacacacacacacacatagttaATTACCATTTGTATGTCAGGTtccaatatttttaattaatagatGTACATGACTTTACAAATGATCTCCAATGAAACCCTAGCTGGACTGGCTGATATGTCATGTCAGTGAGCAAGTAGTACTCTACAAAAAGACACATCTAGTCGATGAAATGTTGTAGAGCAGAGCTAAATTAGAAACTGTGGGCAGCTCTCAGCCGGAATAAGCTGCACTGAGCGTCAGACTTCACGCCGACAGTCGAAGGCTTATCCCAGCGGGTCAGGAACCGCTCACCTCACTGCAGCTTTGGGAATGGAGCCATAGAGCAGAGAGCTCAGACCGCGGTACAGACCCTTCACCCCATGACCATGCACCGTCTGCTTTACACAGTCCACTGATGAGACGGGACAGAAGAATTACACTACTTCAATATCATTATTCATACTCCAAAACAGAGCCACTCGCAGTCTAATCTCAGCCTGAggcatttcaaatttaaaagatTTTGGAAACGTGGGTGgttatgaattattaaatgtattcatttcctTTTCAAATCATTCTGATCTCCTGCAGCTGAGTA includes:
- the slc25a1b gene encoding tricarboxylate transport protein B, mitochondrial isoform X2; protein product: MFEFLSNKMRDESGKLDSTRGLICGLGAGVAEAIVVVCPMETIKVKFIHDQTSANPKYRGFFHGVREIVRTQGLKGTYQGLTATVLKQGSNQAIRFYVMTALRNWYKGDNPNKTINPFVTGAFGAVAGAASVFGNTPLDVIKTRMQGLEAHKYKNTVDCAMKIMKHEGPAAFYKGTVPRLGRVCMDVAIVFIIYEEVVKFLNKVWKTD
- the slc25a1b gene encoding tricarboxylate transport protein B, mitochondrial isoform X1 yields the protein MNFQEKRSLRSTLTGLLSLSEIWRSDRDSPSLKTHTHTHTLTHSHRVCVLLTDNRKLEAVKRSHRARHFTYERRLHYKYRFCCAGGAFVCKARFKTRNMSVNQKFVSPFHRPHCLSAAAPAGQAKLTHPGKAILAGGIAGGIEICITFPTEYVKTQLQLDEKANPPRYKGIVDCVKQTVHGHGVKGLYRGLSSLLYGSIPKAAVRFGMFEFLSNKMRDESGKLDSTRGLICGLGAGVAEAIVVVCPMETIKVKFIHDQTSANPKYRGFFHGVREIVRTQGLKGTYQGLTATVLKQGSNQAIRFYVMTALRNWYKGDNPNKTINPFVTGAFGAVAGAASVFGNTPLDVIKTRMQGLEAHKYKNTVDCAMKIMKHEGPAAFYKGTVPRLGRVCMDVAIVFIIYEEVVKFLNKVWKTD